The Kosakonia sacchari SP1 genome includes a window with the following:
- a CDS encoding helix-turn-helix domain-containing protein — MVKLVADSADKLVGQRIQTRRKEAGLTAADLAETIDISQQQLSRYERGTNKINIAHLVKIAVALKTPISWFFIDCMEDLNVSNIPSSFVTGLDAELKQHLDQVWNKLDSAKKKSLIHFLDEFTKPH, encoded by the coding sequence ATGGTTAAACTGGTAGCAGATTCAGCTGATAAGTTGGTAGGGCAGCGTATTCAGACCAGACGTAAGGAAGCTGGGCTAACTGCAGCCGATCTCGCAGAGACTATCGATATTTCTCAGCAGCAACTCTCTCGCTACGAGCGAGGAACTAATAAGATCAATATTGCTCATTTAGTTAAAATTGCAGTTGCATTAAAAACGCCAATAAGCTGGTTCTTTATTGATTGCATGGAGGATTTAAACGTTTCTAATATACCGTCTAGCTTTGTTACTGGACTTGATGCCGAATTAAAACAGCATCTCGATCAAGTCTGGAATAAGTTAGATAGCGCTAAAAAGAAAAGCCTTATCCATTTTTTAGATGAATTCACAAAACCACATTAA